One genomic window of Enoplosus armatus isolate fEnoArm2 chromosome 19, fEnoArm2.hap1, whole genome shotgun sequence includes the following:
- the fzd3a gene encoding frizzled-3a — protein sequence MDLLWVLSVSMLTACVAIPMDAAAGSHSMFTCEPITLRMCQGLPYNSTFMPNILNHYDQQTAALAMEPFHPMVNLQCSSELRMFLCALYAPVCTEYGRMTLPCRRLCLQAKSDCYKLMDMFGVSWPQEMDCNRFPDCDEPYPRPVDLLSSSDTTETPVSVQRDYGFWCPRELKIDPELGYSFMGVRDCSPPCPNMYFTREELAFARYFIGVVSIVCLSATLFTFLTFLIDVSRFRYPERPIIFYAVCYMMVSLVFFLGFLLEDKVSCNAASPGRFRASTVTQGSHNKACTLLFMVLYFFTMAGSVWWVILTITWFLAAVPKWGSEAIEKKALLFHACAWGIPGVLTVTLLAMNKIEGDSVSGVCFVGLYNLTALRWFLLAPLGLDVVVGVALLLAGIAALNRVRMEIPLEKENQEKLVKFMIRIAVFSVLYLVPLLAVLACYLYENSYRSIWETTWVQEKCRDYHIPCPYQVESTSRPDLALFLIKYLMMLIVGIPSVFWVGSKKTCFEWASFFHGKRRKEMVNESRQVLQEPDFAQLLLRDPNTPIVRKSRGTSTQGTSTHASSTHLAMLDEPPSASTSRAGSVRSARSKMSSYHGSLHRSRDGRYTASNFRAADDRLPYGSLPRLNDQSQSRHCSTNRLDSLSRHGSTQRLESQSRHSSVRDLSSTTQAALVVPGNGIHRVLEEDGATA from the exons ATGGATCTCCTGTGGGTGCTGTCGGTGTCCATGTTGACAGCGTGCGTAGCCATCCCCATGGATGCGGCGGCAGGGAGTCACAGCATGTTCACCTGTGAGCCCATCACCCTGCGCATGTGCCAGGGGCTGCCCTACAACTCCACCTTCATGCCCAACATACTGAACCATTACGACCAGCAGACTGCCGCCCTCGCCATGGAG CCGTTCCATCCCATGGTGAACCTGCAGTGCTCTTCAGAGCTCAGGATGTTCCTGTGCGCGCTCTACGCGCCTGTGTGTACCGAGTACGGGCGGATGACTCTGCCCTGCCGCCGCCTCTGTTTGCAGGCCAAGAGCGACTGCTACAAACTGATGGACATGTTTGGTGTCAGCTGGCCGCAGGAGATGGACTGCAACAG GTTCCCAGACTGTGACGAGCCCTACCCCCGTCCCGTAGACCTCCTGTCCAGCTCGGACACGACCGAAACCCCCGTTTCCGTCCAGCGGGACTACGGCTTCTGGTGTCCAAGAGAGCTGAAAATCGACCCCGAGCTTGGCTACTCCTTCATGGGGGTCCGCGACTGCTCCCCCCCTTGTCCCAACATGTACTTCACACGCGAGGAACTGGCGTTCGCCCGCTACTTCATTGGGGTGGTGTCCATCGTCTGCCTGTCCGCCACCCTCTTCACCTTCCTGACTTTCCTCATCGATGTGTCGCGCTTCCGCTACCCAGAGCGCCCAATCATATTCTATGCTGTGTGCTACATGATGGTGTCCCTGGTGTTTTTCCTGGGGTTCCTATTGGAGGACAAGGTTTCCTGTAACGCAGCGAGTCCTGGGAGGTTTAGGGCCTCAACAGTGACCCAAGGCTCCCATAACAAG GCTTGCACTCTTCTCTTCATGGTGCTTTATTTCTTCACCATGGCCGGCAGCGTCTGGTGGGTCATCCTGACCATCACCTGGTTCCTGGCTGCCGTTCCCAAGTGGGGCAGCGAGGCAATAGAGAAGAAGGCCCTCCTCTTCCACGCCTGCGCCTGGGGCATCCCCGGTGTCCTCACAGTTACCCTGCTCGCCATGAACAAGATAGAGGGAGACAGCGTCAGTGGCGTTTGCTTCGTTGGGCTGTACAACTTGACGGCCCTGCGTTGGTTCCTGCTGGCCCCACTGGGACTGGATGTAGTG GTTGGTGTGGCGCTGCTGCTGGCAGGCATAGCTGCGCTAAACCGAGTCCGCATGGAGATTCCTCTGGAGAAGGAGAACCAGGAGAAACTGGTGAAGTTCATGATCCGCATCGCCGTGTTCTCCGTGCTCTACCTGGTCCCTCTGCTGGCCGTCCTGGCTTGCTACCTTTATGAGAACAGCTACCGATCCATCTGGGAGACGACCTGGGTCCAGGAGAAGTGCAGAGACTACCACATCCCCTGCCCCTACCAG GTGGAGAGTACCAGTCGCCCTGACCTGGCCTTGTTCCTGATCAAGTACCTGATGATGCTGATCGTAGGAATCCCCTCTGTGTTCTGGGTGGGCAGTAAGAAGACCTGCTTCGAGTGGGCCAGCTTCTTCCACGGCAAGAGACGCAAAGA GATGGTCAACGAGAGCCGACAGGTCCTCCAGGAGCCCGACTTCGCCCAGCTGCTCCTCAGGGACCCCAACACGCCCATCGTGAGGAAGTCACGGGGCACGTCCACCCAGGGGACCTCCACCCACGCCTCGTCTACCCACCTGGCCATGTTAGATGAGCCGCCCAGCGCCAGCACCAGCCGGGCCGGCTCGGTCCGCAGCGCACGCTCCAAGATGAGCAGCTACCACGGCAGCTTGCACCGCTCCCGAGACGGCAG ATACACAGCCTCCAATTTCCGGGCCGCAGACGACCGGCTGCCCTACGGAAGCCTGCCTCGCCTGAATGACCAATCGCAGTCCAGACACTGCAGCACCAATCGCCTGGACAGCCTGTCGCGGCACGGCTCCACCCAGCGACTAGAGAGCCAATCGCGGCACAGCAGCGTCAGGGACCTCAGCAGCACCACCCAAGCTGCTCTTGTTGTCCCTGGAAACGGGATccacagggtcctggaggaggaCGGAGCTACGGCCTGA
- the fbxo16 gene encoding F-box only protein 16, producing MPLAPRPSASCATMQTRLSTWTPLNHPLSNSKVFGERRNLLAKWFDRWSDSQRRAVLQDFVLSCSVEQLSFLSLSVSGRLPLQAADFTCLLPRALSLYLFSFLDPRSLCRCARVSWHWKSIVELDQLWMPKCLRLGWCINFSLTPFEQGVWKRHYIQTVQELRLTSLQTASPQQQFVVPHVSEPAFLSERRAASSTQRPGSTSRTGLRKEKQPTAPPPWRDSDRRPKDTVRFNYLDNLEPAEQAASTCRSNTWKPDDGGKKTLSEASYKLRKAKSLMFLSSNCRPQHPHHHHHHHHENQPRPPPDYPVTKETVKSMLSLARWNAGIRPGPARPAVPRLSVEALRASQRSHRSAPSTPLFEVQPWTVPASHT from the exons ATGCCACTTGCACCGAGGCCATCTGCTAGCTGCGCCACAATGCAGACCAGGCTGAGCACCTGGACTCCTCTCAACCACCCGCTGTCCAACAGCAAG gtgtttggagAGAGGCGAAACCTTCTGGCAAAGTGG TTTGACAGGTGGTCTGACAGCCAGAGGAGGGCGGTGCTGCAGGACTTTGTGCTGAGCTGCTCGGTGGAGCAGCTGAGTTTCCTGAGCCTCAGTGTGAGCGGACGGCTCCCCCTGCAGGCCGCAGACTTCACCTGCCTGCTGCCCAGAGCCCTCAGCCTCTAcctcttctccttcctggaCCCACGCAGCCTCTGTCGATGTGCCCGG GTGAGCTGGCACTGGAAGAGCATAGTGGAGCTGGACCAGCTGTGGATGCCAAAGTGTCTGAGGCTCGGCTGGTGCATCAACTTCTCCCTCACACCGTTCGAGCAGGGGGTCTGGAAGAGGCACTACATCCAGACAGTGCAGGAGCTGCGACTCACCTCACTGCAG ACTGCCTCGCCccagcagcagtttgtggtTCCACATGTATCAGAACCGGCCTTCCTCAGTGAGCGGCGTGCAGCATCCAGCACCCAGCGTCCGGGAAGCACCTCCAGGACGGGATTAAGGAAGGAGAAGCAGCCGACCGCACCGCCGCCGTGGAGAGATTCTGACAGACGTCCCAAAGACACAGTACGCTTCAACTACTTGGACAACCTGGAGCCCGCCGAACAAGC agccTCCACCTGCCGCAGTAACACCTGGAAGCCAGACGATGGGGGCAAGAAAACGCTGTCTGAGGCCAGTTACAAACTACGCAAAGCCAAATCTCTG atGTTCCTCAGCTCCAACTGCAGACCCCagcatcctcatcatcatcatcatcatcatcacgagAACCAACCTCGACCCCCACCTGACTACCCCGTCACCAAGGAGACCGTCAAGAGCATGCTGTCCCTGGCCCGCTGGAACGCCGGGATCCGTCCGGGGCCAGCGAGGCCGGCGGTGCCCCGGCTGAGTGTGGAGGCGCTCAGGGCGTCCCAGCGCTCACACCGGAGCGCTCCCA GTACACCACTGTTCGAGGTCCAGCCCTGGACTGTGCCTGCGTCACACACGTGA
- the fam49a gene encoding CYFIP-related Rac1 interactor A isoform X1, whose amino-acid sequence MGNLLKVLTREIENYPHFFLDFENAQPTGGEREVWNQVNSVLQDSESILSGLQAYKGAGQEIRDAIQNPNDFMLQERAWNSVCPLVIKLKKFYSFSLRLEEALQSLLECLTCPPFTPTQHLEREQALAKQFAEILHFTLRFDELKMRIPAIQNDFSYYRRTISRNRINNMNLDIESEVNNEMANRMSLFYAEATPMLKTLSNATTNFVTENKTLPLENTTDCLSTMASVCKVMLETPEYSSRFSSEDTLLFCMRVMVGVIILYDHVHPNGAFNKSSKIDMKGCIKVLKDQPADNVEGLLNALKFTTKHLNDESTPKNIRTMLQ is encoded by the exons ATGGGTAACCTGCTAAAAGTCCTAACAAGGGAAATAGAGAACTATCCACACTTTTTCCTGGACTTTGAAA ATGCACAGCCGACAGGGGGAGAGCGCGAGGTGTGGAACCAGGTGAACTCCGTCCTCCAGGACTCCGAGAGCATCCTGTCTGGCCTGCAGGCATACAAAGGAGCCGGCCAGGAGATCAGAGAT GCAATTCAGAACCCCAACGACTTCATGCTGCAGGAGCGAGCCTGGAACTCAGTCTGCCCGCTGGTCATCAAACTCAAGAAGTTCTACAGCTTCTCTCTCAGACTAG aggaggCTCTGCAGAGTTTGTTGGAGTGCCTGACATGTCCGCCCTTCACGCCCACTCAGCACCTGGAGAGGGAGCAGGCGCTAGCCAAACAGTTTGCTGAGATCCTCCACTTCACTCTGCGCTTTGACGAGCTGAAg ATGAGAATTCCTGCCATCCAGAACGACTTCAGCTACTACAGGAGAACCATCAGTCGAAACCGGATAAACAACATGAAT ctggACATTGAGAGTGAAGTCAACAATGAGATGGCCAACAGGATGTCTCTGTTCTACGCCGAAGCCACGCCCATGCTGAAGACACTCAGCAACGCAACCACAAACTTTGTGACGGAG AACAAGACTCTTCCACTAGAGAACACGACAGACTGTCTCAGCACCATGGCCAGCGTCTGTAAAGTCATGCTGGAGACGCC GGAGTATTCGAGTCGTTTCAGCAGCGAGGACACGCTCTTGTTTTGCATGAGGGTCATGGTGGGAGTCATCATTCTTTATGACCACGTCCACCCCAACGGCGCcttcaacaagtcctccaagATAGAc aTGAAAGGCTGCATAAAAGTCCTGAAGGACCAGCCGGCAGACAACGTGGAAGGCCTCCTGAATGCCCTCAA ATTCACCACAAAACACCTGAACGACGAGTCCACTCCGAAGAACATCCGGACGATGCTCCAGTaa
- the fam49a gene encoding CYFIP-related Rac1 interactor A isoform X2, whose protein sequence is MGNLLKVLTCTELEQGPNFFLDFENAQPTGGEREVWNQVNSVLQDSESILSGLQAYKGAGQEIRDAIQNPNDFMLQERAWNSVCPLVIKLKKFYSFSLRLEEALQSLLECLTCPPFTPTQHLEREQALAKQFAEILHFTLRFDELKMRIPAIQNDFSYYRRTISRNRINNMNLDIESEVNNEMANRMSLFYAEATPMLKTLSNATTNFVTENKTLPLENTTDCLSTMASVCKVMLETPEYSSRFSSEDTLLFCMRVMVGVIILYDHVHPNGAFNKSSKIDMKGCIKVLKDQPADNVEGLLNALKFTTKHLNDESTPKNIRTMLQ, encoded by the exons ATGGGGAATCTGTTAAAAGTGCTCACTTGCACAGAGCTTGAACAGGGGCCAAACTTTTTCCTTGACTTTGAAA ATGCACAGCCGACAGGGGGAGAGCGCGAGGTGTGGAACCAGGTGAACTCCGTCCTCCAGGACTCCGAGAGCATCCTGTCTGGCCTGCAGGCATACAAAGGAGCCGGCCAGGAGATCAGAGAT GCAATTCAGAACCCCAACGACTTCATGCTGCAGGAGCGAGCCTGGAACTCAGTCTGCCCGCTGGTCATCAAACTCAAGAAGTTCTACAGCTTCTCTCTCAGACTAG aggaggCTCTGCAGAGTTTGTTGGAGTGCCTGACATGTCCGCCCTTCACGCCCACTCAGCACCTGGAGAGGGAGCAGGCGCTAGCCAAACAGTTTGCTGAGATCCTCCACTTCACTCTGCGCTTTGACGAGCTGAAg ATGAGAATTCCTGCCATCCAGAACGACTTCAGCTACTACAGGAGAACCATCAGTCGAAACCGGATAAACAACATGAAT ctggACATTGAGAGTGAAGTCAACAATGAGATGGCCAACAGGATGTCTCTGTTCTACGCCGAAGCCACGCCCATGCTGAAGACACTCAGCAACGCAACCACAAACTTTGTGACGGAG AACAAGACTCTTCCACTAGAGAACACGACAGACTGTCTCAGCACCATGGCCAGCGTCTGTAAAGTCATGCTGGAGACGCC GGAGTATTCGAGTCGTTTCAGCAGCGAGGACACGCTCTTGTTTTGCATGAGGGTCATGGTGGGAGTCATCATTCTTTATGACCACGTCCACCCCAACGGCGCcttcaacaagtcctccaagATAGAc aTGAAAGGCTGCATAAAAGTCCTGAAGGACCAGCCGGCAGACAACGTGGAAGGCCTCCTGAATGCCCTCAA ATTCACCACAAAACACCTGAACGACGAGTCCACTCCGAAGAACATCCGGACGATGCTCCAGTaa